One stretch of Sediminispirochaeta bajacaliforniensis DSM 16054 DNA includes these proteins:
- a CDS encoding response regulator: protein MPDQERIFSSIFMDAPVGVVILSSSDEVLFSNKLFCDIIGKTELPPSTKFSSFLEEWTDERFLDYLDEIAASVSGSGAKEMRYRRSDGSVSWWRLNISNLRSKDSVGSDAKRYVVFAEDISLRKLYEQELREAKESSERAQEAAERATRTKSEFLANMSHEIRTPIHTIIGMSELLSETALDPEQQEYTEQIQFGADVLLSLINDILDFSKIEAGKLSLETITFDLYDTAEDAVDMVSLEAHKKGLETIVYIENDVPHLLLGDPVRLRQIIVNLFNNAVKFTEKGEVELRISLDNRSDGKVTLRFQVRDTGIGIAEEKVQNLFRVFTQVDSSTTRKYGGTGLGLSISKNLSEMMGGRIGVESREGIGSNFWFTAVFGLQEEESFYHTLPPGYFSAKVLVVDDTPSVREAVCAYLSEWGCSIECSSNGPAALDVLRSHAAEGNGFTLCIVDQMMPGMDGWQFASEVNSDESLRGIRLFLMSPSGKSGDEAKMKLLHWYHGYLSKPIRKSRLFREMVKCFLSDDEKETSEEEVEELEPLEELADGDAVDLVEELTGSIILVAEDHEVNQQLFKTILESFGHEVDLASNGKEAVQATHGRRYDLIFMDVQMPEMNGYEASSAIRSSGIDTPIVAVTASALRGEEERCRNVGMSGFLVKPFKKRDLIPVLDRWLGGRDDRFSSEEETNTSVSSALSEEIVLDWNDALDTFMGKEEVLRKVLAAFLDKLAEQIPLLHEVAADEDTEAVRGYAHGLKGGSLNLSAKPLGNAAAALEAAAADGKVELFPSLLEKLDDAYARFQSYVRKEILS, encoded by the coding sequence ATGCCTGACCAGGAACGAATATTTAGTTCGATCTTCATGGATGCTCCGGTGGGAGTTGTCATACTTTCTTCCTCCGACGAGGTCCTTTTCTCCAACAAACTTTTTTGCGATATCATTGGAAAAACAGAGCTGCCACCTTCTACGAAATTTTCTTCTTTTCTTGAGGAGTGGACCGATGAGCGGTTCCTTGATTACCTCGATGAAATTGCTGCAAGCGTTAGCGGTTCGGGTGCAAAGGAGATGCGCTATCGTCGGAGCGACGGATCGGTTTCCTGGTGGCGTCTGAATATCTCAAATCTTCGTTCAAAAGATTCCGTTGGTTCCGATGCAAAGCGATATGTTGTGTTTGCCGAGGATATCAGCCTCCGCAAGCTCTATGAGCAGGAACTTAGGGAGGCAAAGGAGTCCTCTGAACGGGCACAGGAGGCGGCCGAACGGGCGACAAGAACGAAAAGCGAATTCCTGGCAAATATGAGCCATGAGATTAGAACGCCGATCCATACCATCATCGGCATGTCGGAACTTCTTTCTGAGACGGCCCTCGATCCTGAACAACAGGAGTATACCGAGCAGATTCAGTTCGGTGCCGATGTCCTTCTTAGCCTGATAAACGATATTCTTGATTTTTCCAAAATCGAGGCTGGAAAGCTTTCACTCGAGACCATCACCTTTGATCTTTACGATACTGCGGAAGATGCGGTGGATATGGTTTCTCTAGAGGCACATAAAAAGGGGCTGGAAACCATTGTCTATATCGAGAATGATGTACCGCATCTCCTTTTGGGTGATCCCGTCAGGCTGCGGCAGATTATTGTCAACCTTTTTAATAATGCAGTGAAATTTACCGAAAAAGGTGAGGTTGAGCTTCGGATTTCTCTTGATAATCGCTCTGACGGGAAGGTGACGCTTCGCTTTCAAGTTCGTGACACCGGGATCGGAATAGCCGAGGAAAAGGTTCAAAATCTTTTTCGGGTCTTTACCCAGGTGGATAGTTCAACCACAAGAAAATACGGAGGAACAGGACTTGGCCTTTCGATCAGCAAGAATCTCTCCGAGATGATGGGCGGCCGGATCGGTGTCGAAAGCAGGGAAGGTATCGGCTCCAATTTCTGGTTTACCGCTGTATTCGGCCTTCAGGAGGAGGAGAGCTTTTATCATACCCTGCCTCCCGGTTATTTTTCGGCCAAGGTACTGGTTGTTGACGACACGCCCTCGGTACGGGAGGCTGTTTGCGCCTATCTGTCCGAATGGGGATGTAGTATCGAATGCTCATCGAATGGTCCTGCGGCCCTCGATGTACTCCGTAGTCATGCCGCCGAAGGCAACGGCTTTACCCTTTGTATTGTCGACCAGATGATGCCGGGTATGGACGGCTGGCAATTTGCCAGCGAGGTGAATTCCGACGAGAGCCTGCGGGGAATTCGTCTCTTCCTGATGAGCCCTTCGGGCAAGAGCGGCGACGAAGCAAAAATGAAACTATTGCATTGGTATCATGGCTACCTTTCAAAACCTATTCGCAAGAGTCGTCTCTTCCGCGAGATGGTGAAATGCTTTCTCAGTGACGACGAGAAGGAGACTTCCGAGGAGGAGGTCGAGGAACTGGAGCCGTTGGAAGAGCTCGCGGATGGAGATGCCGTTGATCTCGTAGAAGAGCTGACTGGTAGTATCATCCTGGTTGCGGAGGATCATGAAGTCAATCAGCAGCTTTTTAAGACCATCCTTGAAAGCTTTGGGCACGAAGTTGATTTGGCTTCGAATGGAAAAGAGGCCGTGCAGGCAACCCACGGCCGTCGTTATGATTTGATCTTTATGGATGTCCAGATGCCGGAGATGAATGGCTATGAGGCTAGCAGTGCGATACGTTCTTCAGGAATCGATACCCCGATCGTTGCCGTCACGGCGAGCGCCCTGCGGGGAGAAGAAGAGCGATGCCGTAATGTCGGTATGAGCGGATTCCTTGTTAAGCCCTTTAAAAAACGTGATTTGATTCCCGTTCTCGATCGATGGCTGGGGGGCCGTGATGATCGTTTTAGCTCTGAGGAGGAGACAAATACTTCGGTTTCTTCGGCTTTGTCCGAAGAGATTGTGTTGGATTGGAACGACGCTCTCGACACCTTTATGGGTAAGGAAGAGGTCCTGCGCAAGGTGCTTGCCGCCTTTCTCGATAAGTTGGCAGAACAAATCCCACTGCTTCATGAAGTTGCTGCAGATGAAGATACCGAGGCCGTTCGAGGCTATGCACATGGTTTAAAGGGCGGATCGCTCAACCTTAGCGCAAAACCTCTGGGAAATGCCGCAGCCGCCCTTGAAGCTGCTGCGGCTGATGGAAAAGTCGAGCTTTTCCCTTCGTTGCTTGAAAAGCTTGACGATGCCTATGCCCGGTTTCAGTCGTACGTGCGAAAGGAAATCTTATCGTAA
- a CDS encoding purine-nucleoside phosphorylase — protein MSERLEAAQKAVEVILSKIGAPPEIGLILGSGLGVLGDEIERPVIIDYKDIPGFPVSTVPGHAGRLVVGELEGRRVLVMQGRFHFYEGYGFDQVTFPVLAMKVMGIENLLVTNAAGGVNMAFHPADLMLITDHIKFFVDSPLRGKNIDELGPRFNDMSEAYSRKLRDLAKKVASEKGIDLREGVYAFMGGPSFETPAEIRMLRTLGADAVGMSTVPEVITAAHAGMKVLGISCISNMAAGILPQPLNHKEVMETGELVKEKFLSLVRGIIRAWL, from the coding sequence ATGAGCGAAAGATTAGAGGCAGCCCAAAAAGCCGTGGAAGTCATTCTTTCCAAGATTGGGGCCCCTCCCGAAATTGGTCTGATTCTTGGTTCGGGGCTTGGGGTTCTTGGAGATGAAATTGAACGACCCGTTATAATCGACTACAAGGATATACCCGGATTCCCCGTATCGACTGTTCCCGGTCATGCCGGTCGTCTTGTCGTTGGTGAACTGGAGGGGCGCCGGGTTTTGGTGATGCAGGGACGCTTCCATTTTTACGAGGGATACGGTTTCGACCAGGTCACCTTTCCGGTCCTTGCGATGAAGGTCATGGGCATTGAAAACCTTCTGGTTACCAATGCCGCAGGCGGGGTCAATATGGCTTTTCATCCTGCCGACCTTATGCTGATCACCGATCACATAAAATTCTTCGTCGACAGCCCGCTGCGGGGAAAAAATATCGACGAGCTTGGACCCCGTTTCAACGACATGAGTGAAGCCTATTCCCGTAAGCTGCGGGACCTTGCCAAAAAGGTTGCTTCAGAGAAGGGCATAGATCTTCGGGAAGGGGTGTATGCTTTCATGGGAGGGCCCAGTTTCGAAACTCCCGCAGAGATTCGCATGCTCAGAACCCTCGGCGCCGATGCCGTGGGTATGTCCACCGTTCCCGAGGTTATTACCGCGGCCCATGCGGGGATGAAGGTGCTCGGCATCAGCTGTATCAGTAATATGGCGGCGGGAATCCTTCCTCAGCCCCTGAACCATAAAGAGGTGATGGAGACCGGAGAGCTTGTAAAAGAAAAGTTCCTTAGCCTCGTCCGCGGTATTATCCGGGCCTGGCTATAA
- the pheS gene encoding phenylalanine--tRNA ligase subunit alpha, with product MDIDVKSLHPLEIRLLRSVRFGEDISADGIVRELNYKLGQCNQAFSWLSSRGFIEESSRTARTFFEITDLGRSFAAEGTPEERIFTLLTKEGAKTMPDIASSLSLENRDVGSAFGQLSKEGVLRIGEGKRVELVADGPSARMEQIRKLLESGVKEDRLEERSLSKEQLEVMKGISKKRGAAAAPFRVSEREEVLYRLTELGAEAKKVIEAEGLTGEEIGSVTPELLSSGKWKNVDFREYSLNTTPTRVLLGRRNPYSEYLQWVKDKLISLGFEEFDGPLVETEFWNGDALFMPQFHSARDIHDVYYIAEPEQAREIEQPYLDQVAATHENGWKSGSRGWGYTFDRDFTRRLILRSQGTVLSAKQLPKAKIPGKYFGIVRCFRYDQVDATHGADFYQTEGIMLGEDVNLRTLLGLLKMFAEEVAGAEEVKYVPGYFPFTEPSIEVHIKHPRLGWFELGGSGIFRPEVTKALGVDVPVLAWGLGIDRMALMNLGLNDLRELFTANIENVRLRRRK from the coding sequence ATGGACATTGATGTGAAGAGTCTCCACCCTCTGGAGATCAGGTTGCTACGATCTGTCCGGTTCGGCGAGGATATTTCCGCCGACGGGATCGTACGGGAACTCAACTACAAACTGGGACAATGTAATCAGGCCTTTAGCTGGCTTTCCAGCCGCGGTTTTATCGAAGAGTCGAGCCGCACCGCAAGGACTTTTTTTGAAATAACCGATCTCGGCCGCAGTTTTGCCGCCGAAGGGACCCCTGAAGAACGGATTTTTACCCTTCTGACGAAGGAAGGTGCAAAAACCATGCCCGACATTGCCTCATCGCTGTCTCTTGAAAACAGGGATGTCGGTTCAGCCTTTGGCCAGTTGAGTAAGGAAGGGGTTCTGCGCATAGGCGAAGGCAAGCGGGTCGAGCTTGTAGCCGACGGGCCTTCGGCCAGAATGGAGCAGATACGGAAGCTGCTGGAGAGCGGGGTAAAAGAGGATCGCCTGGAAGAGCGTTCACTTTCGAAAGAGCAGCTGGAGGTAATGAAGGGGATCAGCAAAAAGCGCGGTGCCGCAGCGGCTCCCTTCAGGGTCAGCGAACGCGAAGAAGTGCTCTACCGGTTGACGGAGCTCGGCGCCGAAGCAAAGAAGGTTATCGAGGCCGAGGGACTTACCGGTGAGGAGATCGGTTCGGTGACACCTGAACTTCTCTCCTCCGGAAAGTGGAAGAACGTCGACTTCCGCGAATATAGCCTCAACACGACACCGACGCGTGTCTTGCTCGGCCGAAGAAATCCCTATTCGGAGTACCTTCAGTGGGTCAAGGATAAGCTTATCAGTCTCGGCTTTGAAGAGTTCGATGGTCCCCTGGTTGAGACCGAATTCTGGAACGGTGATGCCCTCTTTATGCCTCAGTTTCACAGCGCCAGGGATATCCATGACGTCTACTATATTGCCGAGCCCGAACAGGCCCGTGAAATAGAACAGCCCTATCTTGATCAGGTTGCGGCAACCCATGAAAACGGATGGAAGAGCGGCAGCCGCGGCTGGGGCTACACCTTTGACCGGGATTTTACCCGTCGGCTGATTCTCAGAAGCCAGGGAACGGTTCTCTCTGCGAAACAGCTTCCCAAGGCGAAGATTCCCGGAAAATACTTCGGCATTGTTCGTTGTTTCCGCTACGACCAGGTCGATGCGACTCATGGTGCCGATTTCTATCAAACCGAAGGGATCATGCTCGGTGAAGACGTTAATTTGCGCACCCTCCTCGGGCTTTTGAAGATGTTTGCCGAAGAGGTAGCCGGGGCCGAAGAGGTCAAGTATGTTCCGGGATACTTTCCCTTCACCGAACCTTCAATCGAGGTTCACATTAAACACCCTCGGCTTGGTTGGTTTGAGCTTGGGGGAAGCGGCATCTTCCGTCCCGAGGTGACGAAAGCCTTGGGTGTCGATGTTCCGGTCCTTGCATGGGGACTTGGGATTGATCGTATGGCCCTCATGAATCTGGGGCTCAACGATCTTCGGGAGCTCTTTACCGCAAATATTGAGAATGTACGGCTTCGGAGGAGGAAATAG
- a CDS encoding amidohydrolase, giving the protein MKTLYHTIDILLTPNEVLHNSSILVDDTNIAAVGKAAEQEPADLKVNCSGKLAMPALKNGHAHSAMTLLRGFADDMKLYPWLNEKIWPAEAKLTGEDVYHGVRLACLEMIKSGTIFCNDMYFFLPEAWRAYREMGVKAALGSAIIDFSDPKKTEEIRRQILEEVDRFGPKGSEADERKRVSLTIAPHAIYTVGAGTLQWCAETAKQENIPFHIHLAESEKEVADCLAETGKRPVAYLDELGVLDTNCIAAHGIWVDEEDLDILAARGVTMVHNPASNMKTSAGSCFPYQEYRRRAIPLMIGTDGCASNNALDLFTDGRLAGLLQKHHFGDPTLLPAEEIVALTTGGSAKHDKGIGPFGNLGAEIRAGAPADIILLDLSAPRMAPLHNPISNIAYAADGACVDTVMCDGSVLMAGGKVPGEEAIVAAAAEAATALVGRN; this is encoded by the coding sequence ATGAAAACACTGTACCATACCATCGATATTTTACTCACACCCAATGAAGTGCTTCACAATAGTTCCATTCTTGTCGACGACACGAACATAGCTGCCGTCGGAAAAGCGGCGGAACAGGAGCCCGCGGACCTGAAGGTGAATTGCAGCGGTAAACTTGCCATGCCGGCCCTGAAGAACGGTCATGCGCATTCTGCAATGACCCTCCTTCGCGGCTTTGCAGACGACATGAAACTCTATCCCTGGCTCAACGAGAAAATTTGGCCGGCAGAGGCAAAACTTACCGGCGAAGATGTCTACCACGGGGTCCGCCTTGCCTGTCTGGAAATGATAAAAAGCGGAACAATCTTCTGCAACGATATGTACTTTTTCCTGCCGGAAGCATGGCGGGCCTATCGGGAGATGGGAGTAAAAGCGGCCCTGGGATCGGCAATCATCGATTTCTCCGATCCGAAAAAAACCGAAGAGATCCGCCGACAAATCTTAGAAGAAGTCGATCGCTTCGGCCCCAAAGGCAGCGAGGCCGATGAACGAAAGCGGGTATCACTGACCATCGCACCCCATGCCATCTACACGGTCGGGGCCGGTACCCTGCAATGGTGTGCAGAAACGGCAAAACAGGAAAATATTCCTTTTCACATTCATCTGGCGGAAAGCGAAAAAGAGGTTGCCGACTGCCTTGCCGAAACCGGGAAACGACCTGTCGCCTATCTCGACGAGCTTGGGGTGCTCGATACAAACTGCATTGCCGCCCATGGGATTTGGGTAGATGAAGAGGACCTTGATATTCTCGCAGCCAGAGGTGTCACCATGGTGCACAATCCTGCAAGCAACATGAAGACATCGGCAGGTTCATGCTTTCCTTACCAGGAGTATCGGAGGCGGGCGATTCCCCTTATGATCGGAACCGACGGCTGTGCCAGCAACAATGCCCTCGACCTTTTCACCGACGGCCGCCTCGCAGGCTTACTGCAGAAACATCATTTCGGAGACCCGACCCTCTTACCGGCCGAGGAGATAGTTGCTTTGACCACCGGAGGTTCGGCAAAGCATGACAAGGGAATCGGCCCCTTCGGAAACCTGGGAGCCGAGATTCGTGCAGGAGCACCGGCGGACATCATTCTCCTCGACCTTAGCGCTCCCCGAATGGCACCATTACACAATCCCATCAGCAATATCGCCTATGCAGCTGACGGAGCTTGTGTGGATACGGTCATGTGCGACGGATCGGTTCTTATGGCCGGAGGGAAGGTCCCCGGAGAAGAGGCCATCGTAGCCGCAGCGGCCGAAGCCGCTACAGCCCTTGTAGGTCGAAACTGA
- a CDS encoding response regulator has protein sequence MAKRVLLIDESTLFRNYLKEKLESHGVEVLVGVNGLDGWVKMRNELPDLVVMDYYLSRKGCIEILKEKKTNRNIEHIPVIMLAPKIDRGHVLELAGMNVKKIFSKPVKMEGLLETISLLIGQSIEMDKSPCVVEAHFNEDILFIEIARGLNAEKVELLGYKIVELLELYDVVVPKVLLMMSSVELPEDHIFKLKRLLDVIFQYAQPNPRLIKILTANDRIKSYVQGSTDYQDISVFSSLEDAMDELVGLKADSIAHDEVAQKKLLTSSKPKKEMDESIQLRYDAGERIKDDEEREPRGVFASEATVAIVDDDFIIQELVKTVFSETNWNLKVYGDGKDFLLDEPNQNFDLVFLDLMMPKVNGFQVLEYLKTKKLDVPVIVFSALSKKETIVKAVGFGIKSYLIKPMKPEQLLKKATEVLSTSF, from the coding sequence ATGGCAAAACGGGTACTTCTTATTGATGAATCGACACTTTTTCGAAACTATCTGAAAGAAAAATTAGAAAGCCACGGGGTAGAAGTTCTTGTCGGTGTCAATGGACTTGATGGTTGGGTCAAAATGCGAAACGAACTACCCGACCTTGTCGTCATGGATTACTATCTTTCTCGAAAAGGGTGCATTGAGATTCTAAAAGAGAAGAAAACAAACCGGAACATAGAGCATATTCCGGTTATCATGCTTGCTCCCAAAATCGACCGAGGGCACGTACTCGAGCTTGCCGGTATGAACGTAAAAAAGATTTTCTCAAAACCGGTCAAAATGGAAGGCTTACTGGAGACCATCAGTTTGCTTATCGGGCAGAGCATAGAGATGGACAAAAGCCCATGTGTGGTCGAGGCCCACTTCAACGAAGATATCCTATTCATTGAGATCGCCAGAGGTCTCAATGCGGAAAAGGTTGAATTGCTCGGATATAAAATTGTCGAGTTGCTTGAATTGTATGATGTCGTTGTTCCGAAGGTCCTGCTCATGATGTCGAGTGTGGAACTTCCCGAGGATCATATCTTTAAACTTAAACGGCTTCTCGATGTTATTTTTCAATATGCACAACCCAACCCCCGGCTTATAAAGATCCTGACGGCTAACGATCGGATAAAGAGCTATGTTCAAGGTTCTACCGATTATCAGGATATTTCGGTCTTTTCCAGTCTCGAAGATGCAATGGACGAACTGGTCGGCCTTAAGGCCGATTCCATTGCCCATGACGAGGTTGCCCAGAAAAAATTGCTTACCAGCAGTAAACCCAAAAAAGAGATGGATGAATCGATTCAGCTTCGCTACGACGCCGGAGAGCGTATAAAGGACGATGAAGAAAGGGAACCAAGGGGCGTTTTTGCGAGTGAAGCAACGGTCGCAATCGTTGATGATGATTTTATTATTCAGGAACTGGTAAAGACTGTTTTTTCCGAGACTAATTGGAACCTCAAGGTGTATGGAGACGGCAAAGACTTTTTGCTTGACGAACCGAATCAGAACTTCGATCTGGTCTTTCTTGATCTGATGATGCCGAAGGTGAATGGTTTTCAGGTATTGGAATATTTGAAAACAAAAAAGCTTGATGTACCGGTCATCGTCTTTTCGGCCCTCTCGAAAAAAGAGACTATTGTTAAGGCTGTCGGTTTTGGGATTAAGAGTTATTTGATTAAACCCATGAAGCCTGAACAGCTGTTGAAAAAAGCGACGGAAGTGCTGAGCACTTCATTTTAG
- a CDS encoding adenosine-specific kinase: protein MDLTLKAVDLFWEEGCNIIVGQSHFIKTIEDIPEILATSVPGIQYGLAFCEASGPCLIRTEGTDSDLIDQAVACAQKVAAGHTFFLILRNCYPINVLDRIKACPEVVHLFAATANELQLVVASTDQGNGIIGAIDGFGPKGVEGDSDKADRKSLLRTIGYKLG, encoded by the coding sequence ATGGATCTTACACTCAAGGCGGTTGATCTCTTCTGGGAAGAGGGATGCAACATTATTGTCGGACAGAGTCATTTCATCAAAACGATCGAGGATATCCCTGAAATTCTTGCCACGTCCGTACCTGGTATTCAGTACGGCCTTGCCTTCTGTGAGGCCAGTGGTCCCTGCCTGATACGGACCGAGGGGACCGATTCCGATCTCATAGATCAGGCCGTTGCTTGTGCCCAAAAGGTCGCCGCCGGTCATACCTTTTTTCTTATTTTGCGAAACTGTTACCCCATCAATGTACTTGACCGGATCAAGGCCTGTCCCGAGGTCGTTCACCTTTTTGCGGCTACCGCTAATGAGCTCCAACTGGTGGTTGCCTCAACCGATCAGGGTAACGGAATCATTGGTGCCATCGACGGTTTTGGCCCAAAGGGTGTGGAAGGCGACAGCGATAAGGCTGATCGAAAATCCTTGTTAAGGACCATCGGCTACAAATTAGGTTGA
- a CDS encoding M24 family metallopeptidase, translating into MIRPRCDISILSSRRQAEIWNDTLAFRLEHLLSHLMEREGFDAWIVAAREYNEGPLLPTFLPEPMMTARRLTILLFLRKEDGSLERLSFSPPYPELAPYYRPAWSKASGIDQWDTLAGVLQKSSPSRIGINVSQEFAFGDGLSVGLFRRLEAALEKAGGIALVHALASAESLAVAWLETRTAFELERYGKIVALAHRIIDEAFSPALIHPGVTSTDDIAWWIRERIETLGLSAWFMPTVDLQRRGSDDPQCSGLVIQGGDLLHCDVGLRYLGLCTDTQKLAYVLKEGESCAPEGIISLVKEGNRLQDFLTDRFVAGRSGNEILLSTLKAAEDAGMEATVYTHPIGFHGHGAGPTIGLYNQQETIPVKGDYPLYNDTCYAIELNAALPIAEWEGQKAYAFLEQTAAFTGGSVIYLDGRQTEPILI; encoded by the coding sequence ATGATACGTCCGCGATGTGATATTTCAATTCTTTCTTCCCGTCGGCAGGCCGAAATCTGGAATGATACCCTTGCCTTCCGGCTTGAACATCTTCTTTCCCATTTGATGGAGCGGGAGGGGTTTGATGCGTGGATCGTTGCCGCCCGGGAGTATAACGAAGGCCCTCTGTTGCCGACCTTCCTTCCCGAACCGATGATGACTGCCAGGCGTCTGACCATACTCTTATTCCTCCGAAAAGAGGACGGTAGCCTCGAGCGGCTTTCTTTCTCTCCTCCTTATCCGGAACTTGCTCCCTATTATCGCCCTGCCTGGTCGAAGGCCTCGGGTATCGATCAGTGGGATACCCTCGCCGGGGTATTGCAAAAAAGCTCTCCGTCTCGAATCGGAATCAATGTCTCCCAGGAGTTCGCTTTTGGCGACGGCCTTTCGGTCGGACTTTTTCGTCGACTTGAGGCGGCCCTGGAGAAGGCCGGCGGTATTGCATTGGTCCATGCCCTTGCCAGTGCCGAATCGCTTGCTGTCGCCTGGCTGGAAACTCGCACCGCTTTCGAGCTTGAGCGTTACGGAAAGATTGTTGCTCTGGCCCACCGCATTATCGATGAAGCCTTCAGCCCTGCGCTTATACACCCCGGCGTCACATCCACGGACGATATCGCCTGGTGGATAAGGGAGCGTATCGAAACCCTCGGCCTCTCTGCCTGGTTTATGCCTACCGTTGACCTTCAGCGACGGGGTTCGGACGATCCCCAGTGTTCGGGGCTTGTCATTCAAGGTGGGGATCTTCTCCATTGCGATGTAGGACTGCGTTATCTGGGGCTCTGCACCGATACCCAGAAGTTGGCCTACGTTCTTAAAGAGGGAGAATCCTGTGCACCGGAGGGGATCATCAGCCTGGTCAAAGAGGGAAACAGGCTCCAGGATTTTCTTACCGATCGCTTTGTTGCGGGCAGAAGCGGTAACGAAATTCTTCTCTCGACCCTGAAAGCGGCAGAGGACGCAGGTATGGAGGCGACGGTATACACCCATCCCATAGGATTTCACGGCCATGGAGCCGGCCCTACCATCGGGCTCTATAATCAGCAGGAGACCATCCCTGTTAAGGGGGATTACCCGCTTTATAACGACACCTGCTATGCGATTGAGCTGAATGCCGCCCTTCCGATAGCCGAGTGGGAAGGTCAAAAAGCCTATGCTTTTCTTGAACAGACTGCTGCCTTTACCGGTGGAAGCGTGATCTATTTAGACGGAAGGCAAACAGAGCCTATCCTGATCTAA
- the pheT gene encoding phenylalanine--tRNA ligase subunit beta, with translation MPKIELYADALYGFAGKRYTEQGLEEVFPCAKAELDGSDPDEGILKVELNDTNRPDLWSTAGLGRQLCCYETGKLPSYSFFSTADKPQDYGDRIVEVDPAIKETRPFIVAFAISGKGVDEATLKDLIQTQEKLCWNFGRKRKSIAMGVYRSDLFTYPIRYKAVDPDTTKFVPLQEEREMSLRQILSEHPKGKEFGHIVAADRLFPFIVDKDEKVLSFPPIINSAEIGAVKIGDGHLFVELTGTVMEDLALTASIVACDLADAGYTILPVKVVYPYDTPFGREVVFPLYFQQPIQAKVSYIQKLLGEDLSAQECVEALSHMGVAASADGSEDPLLTVRVPEYRNDFLHPADVAEDVMIGRGVATFPPVFPSDYTIGRLSAEEHFARRIKDIMVGLGYQEMMYNYLGSRKDYIEKMHVEGNEYIRIANPMTENYEYVRASILPNMLESESVSGNAVYPHKIFETGKIARLDERDNSGTVTKNCLGFLISDREAGFNDALSHISAIFYYLAKAYDLKELDDPRFISGRCARIFSDGKELGLFGEIHPVVLESWGIQMPCAGGEIDLDLLLAAKGEA, from the coding sequence ATGCCAAAGATTGAACTATACGCCGACGCCCTCTATGGTTTCGCCGGAAAACGCTATACAGAACAGGGCCTTGAAGAGGTTTTTCCCTGTGCCAAGGCCGAACTCGACGGAAGCGACCCCGATGAAGGGATCCTGAAGGTCGAATTGAACGACACCAATCGTCCCGACCTTTGGTCTACCGCAGGGCTGGGACGTCAGCTTTGTTGTTATGAAACAGGAAAACTTCCCAGCTATTCCTTTTTTTCCACCGCTGACAAGCCGCAGGACTATGGCGACAGGATCGTTGAAGTGGATCCCGCCATCAAAGAAACGCGCCCCTTTATCGTCGCTTTTGCCATTTCCGGTAAGGGGGTGGATGAGGCGACCCTCAAGGATCTGATTCAGACCCAAGAAAAGCTCTGCTGGAATTTCGGACGAAAGAGAAAATCCATTGCCATGGGGGTCTATCGCAGCGATCTTTTCACCTATCCGATTCGCTATAAGGCAGTCGATCCCGATACAACGAAATTTGTTCCCCTTCAGGAAGAAAGGGAAATGAGTCTCAGGCAGATTCTCAGCGAGCACCCCAAGGGTAAGGAGTTCGGCCACATTGTCGCCGCCGATCGTCTCTTCCCCTTTATTGTGGATAAGGACGAAAAGGTTCTCAGTTTCCCTCCGATCATCAACAGCGCGGAGATCGGTGCCGTAAAGATCGGCGATGGCCACCTCTTTGTCGAACTGACCGGGACCGTTATGGAAGACCTTGCCCTGACGGCCTCGATCGTCGCCTGTGACCTTGCCGATGCCGGCTATACGATCCTGCCGGTCAAGGTAGTCTATCCCTACGATACACCCTTCGGCCGTGAGGTGGTCTTTCCCCTCTATTTCCAGCAGCCGATCCAGGCTAAGGTTTCTTATATTCAAAAGCTTCTCGGTGAAGATCTTTCGGCACAGGAGTGCGTGGAAGCCCTTTCCCATATGGGAGTTGCAGCTTCCGCCGACGGTTCCGAAGATCCCCTGTTGACGGTTAGAGTCCCCGAATATCGCAACGATTTTCTTCATCCTGCGGATGTTGCAGAAGATGTCATGATTGGGCGAGGGGTCGCGACCTTCCCTCCCGTGTTTCCTTCCGACTACACCATCGGCCGTCTTTCTGCCGAGGAGCATTTTGCCCGCAGAATAAAGGATATCATGGTCGGGCTTGGTTATCAGGAAATGATGTACAACTATCTTGGCAGCCGGAAAGACTATATCGAAAAGATGCATGTGGAGGGAAACGAGTATATTCGTATCGCGAACCCTATGACCGAGAACTACGAATATGTTCGTGCCTCTATCCTTCCAAATATGCTGGAATCGGAATCGGTGAGCGGAAATGCCGTATATCCCCACAAAATCTTTGAAACGGGAAAAATTGCACGACTTGACGAAAGGGATAATTCGGGGACGGTTACCAAGAATTGCCTTGGTTTTCTCATCAGCGACCGAGAGGCGGGGTTCAACGATGCCCTGAGTCACATCTCCGCAATCTTCTACTACCTTGCCAAGGCGTATGACCTCAAAGAACTGGACGATCCTCGATTTATTTCGGGGCGTTGTGCTCGAATCTTCAGTGACGGGAAGGAGCTCGGACTGTTTGGGGAAATTCATCCTGTGGTGCTCGAAAGCTGGGGAATTCAGATGCCTTGTGCCGGGGGCGAAATAGATCTTGATCTGCTTTTAGCGGCAAAAGGAGAAGCGTAA